The following are from one region of the Syngnathus acus chromosome 10, fSynAcu1.2, whole genome shotgun sequence genome:
- the bicc2 gene encoding bicaudal C homolog 2 yields the protein MANTTSPEESSPTQGAVAPPEPELETSVEPDSAAKPEPSEACCDREDEEEEEETEPRQENAGGQSVDPEWVEERFRINRKKLETMLYAPRAGDAMTGEEFFEKVMKETDTQVKWPSKLKIGAKSKKDPHVKVEGKKANVLEAKKKILEVLETRVNKVTLKMDVAYTEHSHVIGKGGGNIKKVMEATSCHIHFPDSNRHNATGEKSNQVSIAGPIEGVEEARRRIRDLQPLTLTFDLPVSLAPQPVPDAGSPLIQQVVQTLGVSVSFRAIPPQPQAQPAFFGSCCTVWGLQGNASAVKKATCILMELLVGSEVTGSVVTSQLDVTSQQHLFLLGQNGAHFLSVMHHTQTQIILPDLSAPQNLPSLIIQGSPDGVCLARQQLMDCLPVCLMFDMREDVEADPCALAQMMQNLGVFISVKPKVKQTNKSVVVKGLERNIQCLYEARRLLLGLDSCDSTKVTKVAPDPVLAGNELTSYWLNMLLQQLRLSENGPVPAPAFVPEVLSSMKARPSPPPGLPAPTEEGRTGLKGTDSRPLEKILENDDQSGQSDDESSKEMVMMMSSEDAMNIPSGPRVTKMGRRGSLQGPEINKVFHQARRHSTGQAFTCRMLNAEMERGRMERRNSLRKDVTMSRDVYADVSELEVYDYEKKKLLATRAMQRKPVVTEVRTPTDTWSGLGFSKSMPAEAVKELRNISRRSYKPYLSTSSSQSWANQSGAASQGSNSDNWRDRRGSQPASSSSSSSSSSPSSPPPTSSSSSFHFPTFTSNRNRNDKPPEGFPGCNYFDDVCSSRRASTCSQRSPSPQMMDDLPELLSQLGLMKYIDVLEQQEIDYQTFLTLSDDDLKEVGVSTFGARRKMLLAISDLNKSKRRPSDTSSVKSGYLEGGASGRLPRISDMEVAALSNRW from the exons ATGGCCAACACCACCAGCCCCGAGGAGAGCTCTCCCACCCAGGGCGCCGTAGCACCACCGGAGCCTGAACTGGAAACTAGCGTAGAACCCGACTCAGCAGCAAAGCCTGAGCCCAGCGAGGCCTGTTGTGACAGagaggatgaggaagaggaggaagaaacaGAGCCGAGGCAGGAGAATGCTGGAGGTCAGAGTGTGGATCCGGAGTGGGTGGAGGAGAGGTTCAGGATCAATAGGAAGAAGTTGGAGACCATGTTGTATG CACCAAGAGCTGGAGATGCTATGACTGGCGAGGAGTTTTTTGAGAAA GTGATGAAAGAAACTGACACTCAGGTGAAATGGCCTTCCAAGTTGAAGATTGGAGCCAAGTCAAAGAAAG ACCCACATGTGAAGGTGGAAGGGAAGAAAGCCAATGTTCTGGAAGCCAAAAAGAAGATTCTAGAAGTTCTAGAAACAAGG GTAAATAAGGTCACCCTCAAAATGGACGTGGCCTACACGGAGCATTCCCATGTAATCGGCAAAGGTGGCGGAAACATCAAGAAGGTGATGGAAGCCACTTCCTGCCACATCCATTTCCCAGACTCCAACCGCCACAATGCTACAGGGGAGAAAAGCAACCAG GTGTCGATTGCTGGACCCATCGAGGGAGTGGAAGAGGCCAGGAGGAGGATTAGA GATTTGCAGccactgactttgacttttgacctGCCGGTCAGCTTGGCTCCTCAGCCTGTGCCAGATGCCGGCTCACCTCTCATCCAGCAGGTGGTGCAGACGTTGGGGGTGAGCGTGAGCTTCAGAGCCATCCCACCACAGCCTCAGGCGCAGCCTGCCTTCTTTGGTAGCTGCTGCACCGTGTGGGGCCTGCAGGGCAACGCCTCTGCAGTCAAG AAGGCAACCTGCATTCTGATGGAGCTGCTTGTCGGATCAGAGGTGACAGGGAGCGTGGTGACCAGCCAGCTTGACGTCACCTCACAGCAGCATCTCTTCTTGCTGGGGCAGAACGGAGCTCACTTCCTGAGCGTTATGCATCACACTCAAACCCAAATCATTCTACCGGACCTCAGCGCACCCCAGAACCTCCCCTCACTGATCATACAGGGCAGCCCGGATGGAGTGTGTCTGGCCCGGCAGCAGCTCATG GACTGTCTGCCTGTGTGCTTGATGTTTGACATGCGGGAAGATGTGGAGGCAGATCCTTGTGCGCTGGCTCAGATGATGCAAAACCTTGGAGTCTTCATTAGTGTCAAACCCAAAGTAAAGCAGACCAACAAG tCAGTTGTGGTGAAAGGTCTCGAAAGGAACATCCAATGTCTTTATGAGGCCCGTCGGCTGTTGTTGGGTTTGGATTCTTGTGACTCCACCAAGGTAACCAAGGTGGCACCTGACCCCGTTCTGGCTGGCAATGAGTTGACCAGCTATTGGCTCAACATGTTACTCCAGCAGCTGCGTCTCTCGGAAAACG GCCCTGTCCCTGCACCTGCATTCGTTCCGGAGGTTCTAAGTAGTATGAAGGCTCgcccatcaccaccaccaggaCTACCCGCTCCCACTGAGGAAGGGAGGACAGGACTGAAGGGAACAGACAGTCGTCCATTGGAGAAG ATCCTAGAAAATGATGACCAGTCTGGCCAATCAGATGATGAGAGCTCAAAggagatggtgatgatgatgtcatccgaGGATGCAATGAACATCCCCAGCGGACCCAGGGTGACAAAGATGGGTCGGAGAGGGAGTTTGCAGGGTCCCGAGATAAACAAAGTTTTCCACCAAGCCAGACGCCACTCTACAGGGCAGGCGTTTACGTGCAG GATGCTGAATGCAGAAATGGAGCGAGGGAGGATGGAGCGGAGGAACAGCCTAAGGAAAGACGTGACAATGTCTCGGGATGTTTACGCAGACGTCTCAGAATTGGAG GTTTATGACTATGAGAAGAAGAAATTGCTGGCAACCAGAG CAATGCAGAGAAAGCCAGTGGTCACTGAAGTCCGGACACCCACGGACACTTGGAGCGGTCTGGGCTTTTCAAAGTCCATGCCAGCAGAAGCTGTGAAGGAGCTGCGGAACATCAGCCGTCGCAGCTACAAACCCTACTTGAGCACAAGCAGCAGCCAG TCATGGGCCAATCAGAGCGGGGCAGCGTCTCAAGGGAGTAATTCGGACAACTGGAGGGACAGACGGGGATCTCAGCCcgcctcctcatcttcctcctcctcctcttcttctccatCCTCCCCACCACCGacatcctcctcatcctccttccACTTCCCCACGTTCACATCCAACAGAAACAGAAATGACAAACCCC CCGAGGGCTTTCCGGGTTGCAACTACTTTGACGACGTGTGCTCATCAAGGAGGGCATCCACCTGCAGTCAACGTAGCCCCTCCCCCCAGATGATGGACGACCTTCCGGAGCTCCTCAGCCAATTGGGATTGATGAAGTACATTGATGTGTTGGAGCAACAGgag ATCGACTACCAGACGTTCCTGACATTGTCTGATGATGATCTGAAGGAAGTGGGCGTGTCCACATTTGGAGCCAGACGCAAGATGCTGTTGGCCATCTCAG ACCTGAACAAGAGCAAGAGGAGACCTTCAGACACATCCAGTGTAAAGTCTGGATACCTGGAAGGCGGCGCCAGCGGTAGACTGCCACGTATTTCGGACATGGAAGTTGCTGCCCTCAGTAACCGCTGGTGA
- the dele1 gene encoding death ligand signal enhancer → MWRVKGLAWRVLHRYHTSTPLRLPQNHHVEDEVINTSTVLSTSINTSDSSSHKEEDGERNKKQRAFKFNSTKLPRYTALDAVGWGATAVLFMQICRRIHSSFSSCTEPSPTSGVWKTPHTLQKCGYRLLLDTFSRNEVVLQRKSVLCLHNQSLDQSSSSNSVGRDAAANSSSEQSCLTSNATSSGHQDVLGHDSPLQGDAYLSASCPQENVFKKDGTEMTDDVRDKSMFEGADEKLAEAAQNLEKVADSSVPIILNIIGLQRVKSGNDEEAFTCFLAAAQQGYSKALFNTGVCYEKGRGVRKDKEKASHYYWRAAAAGHKQAQYRCAKLFLTRSGYESEEKLNTAISLLEKAAAAGLTKAQLCLASVYSWEPVRDASKSVHYLQMAAESNDNTALLLLGQCYESGFGVPQSLRKAIELYKRAAQAGNKQAQLSLASPIETDVLRSIRSLPCFSVFDRDLQPPMSSLADDVRVDTSPSGTLPFLPYCWSTGSIDMTPMLSCPALHLHPQDLEGKSYQWMVGVG, encoded by the exons ATGTGGCGGGTGAAAGGGCTCGCATGGAGAG TGCTGCATCGATACCACACCAGCACCCCATTGCGTCTCCCCCAGAATCACCATGTGGAAGATGAGGTCATCAACACCTCCACTGTTCTCTCCACCTCTATAAACACCTCTGACAGCAG CTCCCATAAAGAAGAGGATGGCGAGAGGAATAAGAAACAGCGGGCCTTTAAATTCAATTCCACCAAGCTGCCTCGTTACACCGCTCTCGATGCTGTCGGATGG GGTGCGACGGCAGTGCTGTTCATGCAGATCTGCAGGAGGATCCACTCCAGTTTCTCTTCATGTACTGAGCCAAGTCCAACTTCTGGAGTGTGGAAGACACCACACACTTTGCAGAAATGTGGTTACCGCCTCCTGCTGGATACTT TTTCAAGGAATGAAGTGGTCCTACAAAGAAAGAGTGTGTTGTGTCTGCACAATCAGTCCTTGGATCAGAGCAGTAGCAGCAACAGTGTTGGACGTGATGCAGCGGCAAACAGTTCCAGTGAGCAGAGCTGCCTGACTTCTAACGCCACCAGCTCAGGCCATCAGGATGTGTTGGGCCATGATTCGCCTTTACAAG GTGACGCCTACTTGTCTGCCTCCTGCCCGCAGGAGAATGTTTTCAAGAAAGACGGCACAGAGATGACGGATGATGTTCGTGACAAG TCAATGTTTGAAGGCGCAGACGAGAAATTGGCAGAAGCAGCACAGAACCTCGAAAAAGTAGCAGACAGCAGCGTCCCAATAATCCTAAACATTATTG GCCTTCAAAGAGTCAAAAGTGGAAACGACGAGGAAGCTTTCACGTGTTTCTTGGCGGCAGCTCAACAGGGCTACAGCAAGGCTCTGTTTAACACTGGCGTCTGTTACGAGAAGGGGAGAGGAGTTCGCAAGGACAAGGAGAAG GCATCCCATTACTATTGGCGGGCAGCAGCGGCGGGTCACAAACAGGCACAGTACCGATGCGCAAAACTGTTCCTGACCAGGAGCGGGTACGAGAGTGAAGAAAAGTTGAACACAGCCATCAGCCTCCTCGAGAAGGCTGCTGCAGCAGGTCTGACAAAG GCTCAGTTATGCCTAGCGTCTGTGTACTCCTGGGAGCCAGTGAGAGATGCCAGCAAGTCAGTGCATTATCTGCAGATGGCAGCCGAGAGCAAT GATAATACTGCTCTGCTCCTTTTGGGCCAGTGCTATGAAAGCGGCTTTGGGGTCCCTCAAAGCCTGAGAAAAGCAATTGAATTGTACAAACGAGCGGCTCAAGCAGGCAACAAGCAGGCTCAGCTTTCACTGGCATCTCCCATTGAAACGGACG TGTTGCGCTCCATCCGTTCTTTGCCATGCTTTTCTGTGTTCGACCGCGATCTTCAGCCACCGATGTCCTCTCTGGCCGACGACGTGCGTGTTGACACAAGCCCTTCTGGCACCCTTCCCTTCCTGCCTTACTGCTGGAGCACCGGGAGCATAGATATGACCCCAATGCTCTCTTGTCCcgctcttcatcttcatccacAAGATTTGGAGGGAAAATCCTACCAGTGGATGGTAGGGGTTGGCTAA